The window CAATGGAGATCTCACTGGCATCCCCGCCCGAGCACCTTATAATGCCCGCCTTTGCGTACATCAGCAGGCTGTCACTCCTTGGCAAATATAGATAACCCGGCCGCCGAACTGGCAGCCGAGGGCTTTTACCGGATCGCGTTGGGCGTCGAATACAAAGGCTCGCGCTATCGCGGCTGGCAGCGCCAGGCCTCCGGCGTGCTCACCGTGCAGGAAACCCTCGAAAACGCCTTGTCCAAAGTCGCCGATTCGCCGGTTTCGCTGCTGTGCGCCGGGCGTACCGACGCTGGCGTGCATGCTTGCGGACAGGTGGTGCATTTCGATACCCAGGTCGAGCGATCGATGAAAGCCTGGGTCATGGGCGCCAACATCAACCTGCCGCACGACGTCAGTGTCAGTTGGGCCAAGGTCATGCCGGCGCACTTCCATGCGCGGTTCAAGGCCATCGCCCGGCGTTATCGCTACGTGATCTACAACGATCAGATCCGTCCGGCGCACCTGAACGAAGAAATCACCTGGAACCACCGTCCGCTGGACGTCGAGCGCATGGCCGAAGCGGCGCAATATCTGGTGGGCACCCACGATTTCAGCGCTTTCCGCGCCGGCCAGTGCCAGGCCAAGTCGCCGATCAAGGAGCTGCATCACCTGCGCGTCACGCGCCACGGCAAGATGATCGTGCTGGATATCCGTGCCAGTGCCTTTCTGCACCACATGGTGCGCAACATCGCCGGTGTGCTGATGACCATCGGTGCCGGCGAGCGTCCGGTGGAGTGGATGAAAGAAGTGCTGGAAAGCCGAATCCGCCGTTCCGGCGGGGTAACGGCGCATCCGTTTGGGCTGTATCTGGTGCAGGTCGAGTACCGCGACGAGTTCGAATTGCCCGAGCGTTACATTGGCCCACACTTCCTCACCGGTTTCTCCGAACTTGACGGCTGACGCCCTCGAACGCTTTTGTTACCATCCGGGACTTTCTCGGATTTGCCGTGGGGTTTTATCGACATGTCAGCCGTTCGCAGCAAGATTTGCGGGATTACCCGCATAGAAGATGCGTTGGCAGCGGTCGAAGCCGGGGCCGATGCCATCGGATTTGTGTTTTACGCCAAGAGCCCGCGGGCGGTGACGTTCCAGCAGGCGCGCGCGATCGTCAAGGCGCTGCCGCCGTTTGTCACGACCGTCGGTTTGTTCGTCAATGCCAGCCGTGCCGAGTTGAGCGAGATCCTCGATGCCGTGCCGCTGGACCTGTTGCAGTTCCATGGCGATGAAACCGCCGCGGAGTGCGAAAGCTGGGATCGTCCGTACATCAAAGCGTTGCGGGTCAAGGCCGGCGACGACATTGCCGCGGCGTGCGAGGCTTATCCGAGTGCCAGCGGCATTCTGCTCGACGCCTATGTCGAAGGCATTCCCGGCGGAACCGGCGAGGCGTTCGACTGGTCTCTGATACCTCAAGGCTTGAGCAAGCCGATCATTCTCGCGGGTGGATTGACCCCGGATAACGTCGCCGATGCAGTGGCCCGGGTCCGGCCTTATGCCGTGGATGTCAGCGGCGGGGTAGAGGCGAGCAAGGGCATCAAGGATCACGCAAAGATTCAGGCATTTATCAAAGCGGCTGCAGGAAAGTTGTAGGAGCTGTCGAGTGAAACGAGGCTGCGATCTTTTGATCCAGCTCGCATGTGACGGCTGGCACACTGCCGCCGTCAGTAACTGCACTTGCACAAAGCAGGCATGGCTGAGGGTTTTTTGGAGTTGCACGCAGGTCAAGTTTCCTGACCCGGCAATCCAGCGATCATCGCCGCACACATGAATTTAGCGCTAGGGCATACGCGGGGCTGCGAACCAGAGCGTTCGGGCCGCCGGTACTGGAGAAAGAAAGCATGAGCAACTGGTTAGTAGACAAACTGATCCCTTCGATCATGCGTTCCGAGGTCAAGAAGAGCTCGGTGCCTGAAGGTCTTTGGCACAAATGCCCGTCTTGCGAGGCTGTGCTGTATCGTCCAGAGCTTGAAAAAACCCTGGACGTTTGCCCCAAGTGCAACCATCACATGCGTATTGGCGCACGCGCCCGTATCGACATTTTCCTCGACGTCGAAGGCCGTACCGAGCTGGGCGCGGACCTGGAGCCGGTTGACCGTCTGAAATTCCGTGACGGCAAGAAGTACAAGGATCGCCTGACCGCTGCACAAAAGCAGACCGGCGAAAAAGACGCACTGGTCTCCATGAGCGGTACGCTGCTGGGCATGCCGGTGGTGGTTTCGGCGTTCGAATTCTCCTTCATGGGTGGTTCGATGGGCGCCATCGTCGGTGAGCGCTTCGTGCGCGCCGCCAACTACGCGCTGGAAAAACGCTGCCCGATGATCTGCTTCTCCGCCTCTGGTGGTGCGCGGATGCAGGAAGCGCTGATCTCCCTGATGCAAATGGCCAAGACCTCCGCGGTACTGGCGCGTCTGCGTGAAGAAGGCATTCCGTTCATCTCCGTACTGACCGACCCGGTCTACGGCGGTGTTTCCGCCAGTCTGGCGATGCTGGGCGACGTGATCGTCGGCGAGCCGAAAGCCCTGATCGGTTTTGCCGGTCCGCGCGTGATCGAGCAAACCGTGCGCGAAAAACTGCCGGAAGGCTTCCAGCGCAGCGAGTTCCTGCTGGAGCACGGCGCCATCGACATGATCGTTCACCGTCAGGAGCTGCGTCCGCGCCTGGGCAACCTGCTGGCACAAATGATGGGCCTGCCGACGCCGAAATTCGTCGCTGCGCCAATCGAGCCGATCGTCGTTCCGCCGGTGCCTGCCAACATATGACCCAACGTACCCTTGGCGAGTGGCTCGCCTACCTTGAGCAGTTGCACCCTTCGGCCATCGACATGGGCCTTGAGCGCTCGCAACAGGTAGCGTCCCGCATGGGACTGGGCAAGCCGGCGCCTCGGGTGATCACGGTCACCGGCACCAACGGCAAGGGTTCTACCTGTGCGTTCGTGGCTTCATTGCTGCGGGCCCAGGGCCTGAAAGTCGGTGTCTACAGTTCCCCGCACCTGCTGCGCTACAACGAGCGGGTGCAGGTCAACGGC of the Pseudomonas sp. MAG733B genome contains:
- the accD gene encoding acetyl-CoA carboxylase, carboxyltransferase subunit beta; the protein is MSNWLVDKLIPSIMRSEVKKSSVPEGLWHKCPSCEAVLYRPELEKTLDVCPKCNHHMRIGARARIDIFLDVEGRTELGADLEPVDRLKFRDGKKYKDRLTAAQKQTGEKDALVSMSGTLLGMPVVVSAFEFSFMGGSMGAIVGERFVRAANYALEKRCPMICFSASGGARMQEALISLMQMAKTSAVLARLREEGIPFISVLTDPVYGGVSASLAMLGDVIVGEPKALIGFAGPRVIEQTVREKLPEGFQRSEFLLEHGAIDMIVHRQELRPRLGNLLAQMMGLPTPKFVAAPIEPIVVPPVPANI
- the truA gene encoding tRNA pseudouridine(38-40) synthase TruA codes for the protein MAAEGFYRIALGVEYKGSRYRGWQRQASGVLTVQETLENALSKVADSPVSLLCAGRTDAGVHACGQVVHFDTQVERSMKAWVMGANINLPHDVSVSWAKVMPAHFHARFKAIARRYRYVIYNDQIRPAHLNEEITWNHRPLDVERMAEAAQYLVGTHDFSAFRAGQCQAKSPIKELHHLRVTRHGKMIVLDIRASAFLHHMVRNIAGVLMTIGAGERPVEWMKEVLESRIRRSGGVTAHPFGLYLVQVEYRDEFELPERYIGPHFLTGFSELDG
- a CDS encoding phosphoribosylanthranilate isomerase, giving the protein MSAVRSKICGITRIEDALAAVEAGADAIGFVFYAKSPRAVTFQQARAIVKALPPFVTTVGLFVNASRAELSEILDAVPLDLLQFHGDETAAECESWDRPYIKALRVKAGDDIAAACEAYPSASGILLDAYVEGIPGGTGEAFDWSLIPQGLSKPIILAGGLTPDNVADAVARVRPYAVDVSGGVEASKGIKDHAKIQAFIKAAAGKL